One bacterium genomic region harbors:
- a CDS encoding four helix bundle protein, with product MNYDLEERTAKFGEDIIVLAKKVPQNTVTLPIISQLIRAGTSPGANYCEATGASSKKDFKNKIHICKKEIQETKYWLRMLTKACDEVKEDTRKLWKEAQELTLIFSKIISTMNKK from the coding sequence ATGAATTACGATTTAGAAGAGAGAACAGCAAAGTTTGGTGAAGATATTATTGTCCTTGCCAAGAAAGTGCCCCAAAATACAGTAACCTTGCCTATTATCTCTCAATTGATAAGGGCAGGCACAAGTCCGGGAGCAAATTACTGCGAGGCAACAGGTGCAAGTTCAAAGAAAGATTTTAAAAATAAAATCCATATCTGCAAAAAAGAAATTCAAGAGACAAAGTATTGGCTAAGAATGCTGACAAAAGCTTGCGATGAGGTTAAAGAAGATACAAGAAAATTATGGAAAGAGGCCCAAGAGTTAACATTAATATTTTCAAAGATTATCTCAACCATGAATAAGAAATAA
- a CDS encoding undecaprenyl-phosphate glucose phosphotransferase: MVKNPKQSPFIILSVISDTLMTAVSFLLAYYIRFYIHKVPAEYIPAFHPYLKLLIIVIPIWLISLSYHGLYKQRNSFISPIDKVYLIFKAVLFATLVLMAITFLYRQFSYSRLTFAYSSGLNFLCITLMGVVIRKIQVTAIKRGFGIRNVIIVGTDETAKAIASKIQKHIALGYKIIGYISDKEIASSESKNNPENLGPEILGRISEIPEIAREKKIDKIIFASPNVSNKDTLDIILKCTELNVDFTIVPGLYEIVTSKVNVADIDGIPVIGLKESPLQGFNLFLKRAFDLILSAVLLIILSPLLLALLIAIKLNSRGPVLYKQERVGQDNKIFTMYKFRSMRMDAEEHSGPVWAQEKDPRRTKVGSFMRKMSFDELPQLLNIIRGNMSLIGPRPERLFFVEQFKNDILGYMSRHRIKPGITGWAQVNGLRGNTSIAERTKYDLYYIENWSIAFDLKILVRTILEFCFHKHAY; this comes from the coding sequence ATGGTTAAAAATCCAAAACAGTCTCCATTTATAATACTCTCTGTGATTTCAGATACCCTAATGACTGCAGTATCCTTCTTATTAGCTTATTATATCCGCTTTTACATACACAAGGTTCCTGCAGAATACATTCCTGCTTTCCATCCTTATCTAAAACTGCTGATAATTGTAATCCCTATCTGGCTGATATCTCTTTCATATCACGGATTGTATAAACAGAGGAATTCTTTCATTTCACCGATTGATAAAGTGTACCTCATCTTTAAAGCAGTCTTGTTTGCCACTCTGGTTTTAATGGCTATAACCTTCCTGTACCGCCAGTTCTCTTATTCCAGATTAACATTTGCGTATTCTTCCGGACTTAATTTCCTGTGTATTACGCTTATGGGCGTTGTGATTAGGAAAATACAAGTAACAGCTATAAAGAGAGGCTTTGGCATTAGAAATGTAATTATTGTCGGCACAGACGAAACCGCAAAAGCAATAGCGTCTAAAATCCAGAAACATATTGCGCTGGGCTACAAAATAATCGGGTATATTTCAGATAAGGAAATTGCTTCTTCAGAAAGCAAAAATAATCCAGAAAATCTGGGACCAGAAATTCTAGGAAGAATCTCCGAAATCCCTGAAATAGCGAGAGAAAAAAAAATTGATAAAATCATCTTTGCATCACCTAATGTGTCAAACAAAGACACTTTAGACATCATATTAAAATGCACTGAGCTAAACGTAGATTTCACCATTGTACCGGGTCTGTATGAAATTGTAACAAGCAAAGTAAATGTGGCTGACATAGACGGCATACCTGTAATAGGGCTTAAGGAGTCCCCTCTTCAGGGTTTCAATCTTTTCCTGAAAAGAGCATTTGACCTGATATTGTCCGCTGTACTGCTGATCATACTTTCCCCCTTATTATTAGCTCTTTTAATAGCTATAAAGCTGAATTCAAGGGGTCCTGTCTTGTACAAGCAAGAGAGAGTCGGTCAGGACAATAAGATTTTTACTATGTATAAATTTCGGTCAATGCGCATGGATGCAGAAGAACATTCTGGCCCCGTATGGGCGCAGGAAAAAGATCCGAGACGGACTAAAGTTGGCTCGTTCATGCGAAAGATGAGCTTTGATGAACTTCCACAGCTTTTAAATATAATCAGGGGAAATATGAGTCTTATTGGCCCGAGACCGGAGAGACTATTCTTTGTAGAGCAGTTTAAGAATGATATACTGGGGTATATGTCAAGGCACAGGATAAAACCGGGCATAACAGGATGGGCGCAGGTAAACGGGCTGAGGGGCAATACATCAATTGCAGAAAGAACCAAATACGACCTGTATTATATTGAGAACTGGTCTATAGCCTTTGACCTGAAAATCCTTGTAAGAACAATTCTGGAGTTCTGCTTTCATAAACATGCATACTGA
- a CDS encoding glycosyltransferase: protein MKIAIVHDWLTGMRGGEKCLEIFCELFPDARIFTLVHIPEKITDTINRMNIKTSFIQNMPFSKTKYRNYLPLFPIAVESFDMRGYDIVLSSSHCVAKGALTPPETYHICYCYTPMRYAWDMYHEYFSHERLGPVSKFTVPFFMNRIRVWDEASSRRVDDFIAISKHVATRIKHYYRRESSVIYPPVDTDFYTPMPETMSQTMSRGKNFYLMISALTYYKRIDIAIKAFNELKLPLVIIGSGPEEKRLKALAKPNITFLGWQPDNILHEYYAMCKGFIFPGKEDFGITPIEAQSCGKGVIAYAEGGVLETIKHGLNGVLFKEQNPHSLIEAVRIFGKMRFDKDKIRQNALPFNKQRFKKEIKDAIMNKFEARSTKYETISNNQNTNDQNNV, encoded by the coding sequence ATGAAAATAGCAATAGTCCATGATTGGCTCACAGGTATGCGAGGTGGAGAAAAGTGTCTGGAGATATTCTGCGAGCTGTTTCCTGACGCTCGAATCTTTACACTTGTTCATATACCTGAAAAAATAACAGATACTATAAACAGAATGAATATCAAAACATCCTTTATTCAGAACATGCCTTTCTCAAAAACAAAATACAGAAATTACCTGCCTCTTTTTCCTATTGCTGTAGAGTCATTTGATATGCGTGGATATGACATTGTCCTGAGCAGCAGCCATTGTGTTGCTAAAGGCGCCCTAACACCTCCTGAAACCTATCATATATGCTATTGCTACACGCCAATGAGATATGCATGGGATATGTATCACGAGTATTTCTCCCACGAGCGGCTCGGTCCTGTTTCCAAGTTTACCGTGCCTTTTTTTATGAACCGCATAAGAGTATGGGATGAAGCGTCATCCCGCAGAGTAGATGATTTTATCGCTATTTCAAAACATGTTGCAACAAGAATTAAGCATTATTACAGAAGAGAATCAAGCGTTATATATCCGCCTGTGGACACTGATTTCTATACACCGATGCCTGAGACAATGTCTCAGACAATGTCTCGGGGTAAAAACTTTTATCTTATGATCTCAGCTCTAACCTATTACAAAAGAATTGATATAGCCATTAAAGCGTTCAACGAGTTAAAACTGCCCCTTGTAATAATCGGCAGCGGCCCGGAAGAAAAAAGGCTGAAAGCCTTAGCAAAGCCTAACATAACGTTTTTAGGCTGGCAGCCTGACAATATACTGCACGAATACTATGCTATGTGCAAAGGTTTTATATTCCCGGGCAAGGAAGATTTCGGCATAACTCCTATTGAGGCCCAGTCATGCGGCAAAGGAGTAATTGCTTACGCCGAAGGCGGCGTTCTGGAAACAATTAAACATGGTCTAAATGGAGTTCTATTTAAAGAACAAAATCCGCATTCTTTGATTGAAGCTGTACGAATATTTGGAAAAATGAGATTTGACAAAGATAAAATACGCCAAAACGCTCTTCCTTTTAACAAGCAAAGATTCAAGAAGGAAATTAAGGATGCGATTATGAATAAATTCGAAGCACGAAGCACGAAATACGAAACAATATCAAATAACCAAAACACAAATGATCAAAACAATGTTTAG
- a CDS encoding DUF1015 domain-containing protein: MAIIKPFRGIRYNKEKIQNLENVVSPPYDVIPEQEKRDYLNSSPYNIIRLILPESDGENDKYNSARNLLNQWLSSDIIKRDECLSIYIYQQIFSIDGEDIIRTGFICLLKLEEFKHGTILPHEKTLSAPKEDRLRLMNACKANLSQIFGLYQDTNHTISQILKKYTSDSPIIDITDIKGEKHKLWAVRDKNDIAAITSVLKNKKVFIADGHHRYETALNYKKKLAETNSAHTGNEPYNFIMTYLCEMNDSGLVVLPTHRLIKDLPAFRKEAFKQNLSTYFDVIQTNKKDLFKYMEKNKDKHVFGLYMGKGEFYALSLNKGFQPFVQENIPDAWKELDVAILHKVIIENILGITEEEVKSQKNIKYVSDKEEGIRQIDNGSYELLLFLNPTKLSQIKDISLKGEVMPQKSTYFYPKLLTGLVINQL, from the coding sequence ATGGCTATTATTAAACCTTTTAGAGGCATTAGGTACAATAAAGAAAAAATACAGAACCTAGAAAATGTCGTTTCGCCGCCGTATGATGTGATCCCTGAACAGGAAAAAAGAGACTATCTTAATTCCAGCCCCTATAATATCATCAGACTTATATTGCCTGAGTCTGACGGAGAAAATGATAAATACAACTCCGCGCGTAATCTGCTCAATCAGTGGTTAAGCTCTGATATTATAAAAAGAGACGAATGTCTCTCAATATACATATACCAGCAGATTTTTAGTATTGATGGAGAAGATATAATAAGAACAGGTTTTATATGTTTGCTGAAATTGGAAGAATTCAAACATGGAACTATTCTGCCGCATGAGAAAACATTGAGCGCGCCTAAAGAAGACAGACTGCGCTTAATGAACGCATGTAAAGCGAACCTCTCTCAAATATTCGGATTATATCAAGATACAAATCATACTATATCTCAAATACTCAAAAAATACACTTCCGACTCACCTATTATAGATATTACAGATATAAAAGGAGAAAAACATAAACTATGGGCAGTTCGGGACAAAAATGATATTGCTGCAATTACCAGCGTCCTAAAAAATAAAAAGGTTTTTATTGCTGACGGGCATCACAGGTATGAAACAGCTCTTAATTATAAGAAAAAATTAGCTGAAACTAATAGTGCGCATACAGGTAATGAACCTTATAACTTTATCATGACGTACCTATGTGAAATGAATGACTCAGGTCTTGTTGTTCTCCCAACACACAGGCTTATAAAAGATTTACCTGCGTTCCGTAAGGAGGCATTCAAACAAAATTTATCTACCTATTTTGATGTAATCCAGACTAATAAAAAAGATCTGTTCAAATATATGGAGAAAAACAAAGATAAACATGTATTTGGCCTATACATGGGAAAAGGAGAATTTTACGCATTAAGTTTGAACAAGGGGTTTCAACCCTTTGTTCAAGAAAATATACCTGATGCATGGAAAGAACTCGATGTTGCAATCCTGCATAAGGTAATTATTGAAAACATACTCGGAATTACAGAAGAGGAAGTAAAGAGCCAAAAGAACATAAAATACGTATCTGACAAAGAAGAAGGCATCAGACAAATAGATAATGGTTCCTATGAGCTTTTATTGTTCTTAAATCCGACAAAGCTCAGCCAGATTAAGGATATATCGCTTAAAGGTGAAGTTATGCCTCAAAAATCCACATATTTCTATCCTAAATTGCTTACTGGACTGGTAATTAATCAATTATGA
- a CDS encoding DegT/DnrJ/EryC1/StrS family aminotransferase, with protein MSKEQLAINGGEPVCKESFPKWPHFEEETIQAAMGPLKNGKTNYWTGPLGMEFENKFAQWNGAKFGISVMNGTAALHTAVSCLGIGPGDEVICPSYSFIASSFCILQAGAIPIFADVKKENHTIDPLSIEEKINKKTKAILVVHLYGIVCDMDPIMEIAKKNNLFVIEDCAQCFGGVYKGKKVGTIGNAGAFSFCQTKHFTTGGEGGCTITNDEDLSWKCKSFRDHGYNIPARLKAQAEGKRLPYIHEMVGFNYRMTEMQSAIGLKELARLDSYHLKNRRRNGEMIIKALSNHNAIKYLPPHKSDRLNAFWLFPITLNMDNLTCDIQTFVDSIAKEGVPVMPVQWWQSYREKAFTDHMGFGTAKFPFESKEYTRAEAVDYSGFICKNASWLEQRTCTFPVHPVYEEKHIQYMIDAFKKVAEAYMR; from the coding sequence ATGAGTAAAGAACAACTTGCAATAAACGGAGGAGAACCAGTTTGCAAAGAATCATTCCCAAAATGGCCACATTTTGAAGAGGAAACAATTCAGGCCGCAATGGGTCCCTTAAAAAATGGAAAAACTAATTACTGGACAGGTCCTCTGGGAATGGAATTTGAGAATAAGTTTGCCCAGTGGAACGGAGCAAAATTCGGTATATCCGTAATGAACGGAACTGCTGCGCTGCATACAGCAGTTTCATGCCTAGGAATAGGACCCGGAGACGAGGTAATATGCCCTTCATATTCCTTTATAGCATCTTCTTTTTGTATTCTTCAGGCAGGGGCTATACCAATCTTTGCTGATGTTAAAAAGGAAAATCATACAATTGACCCTTTGAGCATTGAAGAAAAAATAAACAAAAAAACTAAAGCCATTCTTGTTGTGCATCTCTACGGTATTGTCTGCGATATGGATCCAATTATGGAGATTGCAAAAAAGAATAACCTCTTTGTAATTGAAGACTGTGCACAATGCTTCGGAGGAGTTTACAAAGGTAAAAAAGTCGGCACCATAGGCAATGCCGGAGCGTTTAGTTTCTGCCAAACTAAACACTTCACTACAGGTGGTGAAGGTGGATGCACAATTACAAATGATGAAGACCTGTCATGGAAATGTAAGTCATTCAGAGACCATGGATATAACATCCCGGCAAGACTCAAAGCCCAAGCAGAGGGCAAGAGGCTCCCATATATTCACGAGATGGTCGGCTTTAATTATAGAATGACAGAAATGCAGTCAGCTATAGGACTAAAAGAGCTGGCAAGACTTGACAGCTATCATTTAAAAAATAGAAGACGAAACGGAGAGATGATAATAAAAGCATTATCCAATCATAATGCGATTAAGTATTTACCGCCTCATAAATCTGACAGATTAAATGCATTCTGGCTCTTTCCAATTACACTGAATATGGATAATTTGACATGCGATATTCAGACCTTTGTAGATTCTATAGCAAAAGAGGGCGTTCCTGTTATGCCTGTTCAGTGGTGGCAATCCTACAGGGAAAAAGCATTTACTGATCATATGGGCTTTGGCACAGCTAAATTCCCATTTGAGTCAAAGGAGTATACACGAGCTGAAGCAGTAGACTATTCAGGCTTTATATGCAAAAATGCTTCGTGGCTTGAGCAGAGAACATGCACCTTTCCTGTTCATCCAGTGTATGAAGAAAAACATATTCAATACATGATAGATGCATTCAAAAAAGTCGCAGAAGCATATATGCGTTAA
- a CDS encoding neutral/alkaline non-lysosomal ceramidase N-terminal domain-containing protein: MLKAGFSKIDITPDIGCYLQGHFDVRIAKKIHDPLFAKAAVFDDGKNKICIVSCDLVGMEKEEVKSARNLIEKETGIPDENIIICATHTHTGPSLIYKNDPGITHGLDEKWLTALPSKIASAAIQADCSTKETKVACLSGEEHGVSFNRRFIMKNGKVITNPGIGNPDIVKPAGPIDPEVGVLAFGEGYNKIDGLIVNFALHTDTVDGYEVSADFPGVINNVVAREMGDIGFAYTSGAMGNINHHNVKGDPNKKYEYFEHALRTGRVLGSEVIKTVARMEKFREDVTVSGERISLKLPLKDYDENSIRKAREIVSSKKNYAGSDWPGHMEEFLASRGLLRAQELGKGEYTTEITAIRIGDTAFVTVPCEYFVEFGLEIKEKSPFSKTFIIELAGDYLGYIARKESFEQGGYESSGAAFKPEAGYILRDKAVELLNKLYKSE, from the coding sequence ATGTTAAAAGCAGGATTTTCAAAGATAGACATCACTCCAGATATTGGATGCTATCTTCAAGGGCATTTTGATGTAAGAATAGCTAAAAAAATCCATGATCCATTATTTGCTAAAGCCGCAGTATTTGATGACGGCAAAAACAAAATTTGCATAGTTTCATGTGATTTAGTTGGAATGGAGAAGGAGGAAGTTAAATCTGCCAGAAACCTCATAGAAAAAGAAACTGGAATCCCTGATGAGAATATCATTATCTGCGCGACACACACACATACAGGTCCTTCATTAATATATAAAAATGACCCTGGAATTACACATGGACTGGATGAAAAATGGCTTACAGCGTTACCATCAAAAATAGCTTCTGCAGCAATACAGGCAGATTGTTCAACTAAAGAAACAAAAGTAGCATGCTTGAGTGGAGAAGAGCATGGTGTTTCCTTTAACCGCAGATTTATAATGAAAAATGGAAAAGTCATAACAAATCCCGGAATAGGAAATCCTGATATTGTTAAGCCTGCCGGACCAATTGACCCTGAAGTGGGAGTTTTGGCTTTTGGAGAAGGCTATAATAAAATTGATGGGCTTATAGTTAATTTTGCTCTGCACACAGATACTGTTGATGGATATGAGGTATCGGCAGATTTCCCGGGAGTCATAAACAATGTTGTTGCGAGAGAAATGGGAGATATAGGATTTGCTTATACTTCAGGAGCTATGGGCAATATCAATCATCATAATGTAAAAGGAGACCCAAATAAAAAATACGAATATTTTGAACATGCATTACGCACAGGAAGAGTTCTAGGTTCTGAGGTAATTAAAACTGTTGCAAGAATGGAGAAATTCAGAGAGGATGTTACCGTTTCAGGAGAAAGAATTTCGCTAAAACTTCCTTTAAAAGATTATGATGAGAATTCTATCCGGAAAGCGAGAGAAATAGTATCAAGTAAAAAAAATTACGCAGGTTCAGATTGGCCTGGACATATGGAAGAATTTCTTGCGAGCCGGGGATTGCTCAGAGCTCAAGAGCTTGGCAAAGGTGAATACACCACAGAAATTACTGCCATCAGAATAGGAGATACAGCATTCGTAACTGTACCATGTGAATATTTTGTAGAATTCGGGCTTGAGATAAAAGAAAAATCTCCTTTCTCAAAAACTTTCATTATAGAACTCGCTGGAGATTACCTTGGATATATCGCTAGAAAGGAATCTTTTGAACAGGGAGGATATGAATCAAGCGGGGCAGCTTTCAAGCCCGAAGCAGGTTATATATTAAGAGATAAAGCAGTAGAATTACTTAATAAACTATATAAAAGTGAATAG
- a CDS encoding sulfide/dihydroorotate dehydrogenase-like FAD/NAD-binding protein encodes MFEILDAKQLSKEIKSMVVSAPEIAKKAKPGQFIVLRIDETGERIPLTINDFDSKTGSITIIFQEVGKTTKKLGMLEKGDYLIDVAGPLGHPGRVEKIGTVVCIGGGVGVAVIYPEARALKKIGNEVLSIIGARAKDMVILEDQMRKISDKLFITTDDGSYGRKGVVTDPLKEILTESKIDLVIAIGPIIMMKFVCLMTKQFNIPTIVNLNPIMVDATGMCGSCRVTVGDEVKFACVDGPEFDGHLVDFDELTNRNARFLDEEKEPCRCKKDS; translated from the coding sequence ATGTTTGAAATATTAGATGCAAAACAGTTATCTAAAGAAATAAAGAGCATGGTAGTCTCAGCGCCGGAAATAGCCAAAAAAGCAAAGCCGGGACAATTTATAGTGCTTAGAATAGACGAAACAGGCGAGAGAATACCTCTTACAATAAATGATTTTGATTCAAAAACAGGCAGTATTACCATAATATTTCAGGAGGTTGGAAAAACAACAAAAAAATTGGGAATGTTAGAAAAAGGGGATTACTTAATTGATGTTGCAGGGCCTCTTGGGCATCCCGGAAGAGTAGAGAAGATTGGGACAGTTGTATGTATTGGAGGAGGAGTCGGCGTAGCGGTTATATATCCTGAAGCCAGGGCATTAAAAAAAATAGGGAACGAAGTTCTCTCAATAATTGGAGCAAGAGCTAAAGATATGGTTATTCTTGAAGACCAAATGCGGAAGATCAGTGATAAATTGTTTATTACAACAGATGATGGTTCATATGGAAGAAAAGGAGTTGTTACAGATCCGTTAAAAGAGATATTGACAGAAAGCAAGATAGATCTGGTCATAGCTATTGGGCCTATAATTATGATGAAGTTTGTATGTCTTATGACAAAGCAGTTCAACATTCCGACAATTGTTAATCTTAACCCTATAATGGTGGATGCAACAGGTATGTGCGGTTCATGCAGAGTGACTGTAGGGGATGAGGTAAAGTTTGCGTGTGTTGACGGACCTGAATTTGACGGGCATCTTGTTGATTTTGACGAGCTGACAAACAGAAATGCCAGATTTTTGGACGAAGAGAAGGAGCCATGCAGGTGCAAAAAAGACTCTTAA
- the gltA gene encoding NADPH-dependent glutamate synthase, translating into MQVQKRLLMPEQLPQERIKNFNEVALGYNEDQAVAEAKRCLQCKKAPCMAGCPVEIDIPGFIELVAERKFSEALDRIREKNNLPAICGRVCPQETQCEVVCTLKKKNEPVAIGRLERFVADWGEKNRPQTMDHRPQTIDDRPRAAVIGAGPAGLACAGDLAKAGWKVTIFESLHAPGGVLRYGIPEFRMPRDVLDYEIEYVKNLGVEIKTNIIVGRTITIEELFDVGYKAVFIGTGAGFPYFLGIPGENYNGVYSANEFLTRANLMKAYRFPEYDTPIKIGEKVAVVGAGNVAMDSARVARRLGAKKVCIIYRRSRSEMPARAEEIHHAEEEGIELDLLTLPIEIIGDGKGWVKQVKCLKMKLGEPDDTGRRRPLPIDGSEYLVDIDTVVIAIGQGPNPLLLSMTPGLKLTRKGNIVADNITGETSLEGVYAGGDIVTGAATVIEAMGAGKRVARAIDEKYR; encoded by the coding sequence ATGCAGGTGCAAAAAAGACTCTTAATGCCTGAACAGCTGCCGCAGGAGAGAATAAAAAACTTTAATGAAGTTGCTCTTGGATATAATGAGGATCAGGCAGTTGCAGAAGCAAAAAGATGCCTGCAATGTAAAAAAGCTCCGTGTATGGCAGGATGTCCTGTAGAAATAGATATTCCGGGATTTATAGAACTTGTTGCAGAACGCAAATTTTCTGAGGCGCTAGATAGAATAAGAGAGAAGAATAATCTTCCTGCTATTTGCGGTCGTGTTTGTCCTCAGGAGACACAATGCGAAGTAGTGTGTACTTTGAAGAAAAAAAATGAGCCTGTTGCAATTGGGAGGTTAGAAAGATTTGTTGCAGACTGGGGGGAAAAAAATAGACCGCAGACCATGGACCATAGACCACAGACTATAGATGATAGACCACGAGCAGCAGTTATAGGGGCAGGGCCAGCCGGGTTAGCGTGCGCCGGAGACCTTGCAAAAGCTGGTTGGAAGGTAACTATCTTTGAATCCCTGCATGCGCCTGGAGGGGTGTTAAGATACGGCATTCCTGAATTCAGGATGCCGAGAGATGTTCTTGATTATGAAATAGAATATGTTAAAAATTTGGGAGTAGAGATCAAGACAAATATTATAGTTGGAAGGACTATTACAATTGAGGAATTATTTGACGTAGGCTATAAAGCTGTGTTTATTGGCACAGGTGCAGGATTTCCGTATTTTCTTGGAATACCGGGTGAAAACTATAATGGTGTTTATTCTGCCAATGAATTTCTTACAAGAGCAAATCTTATGAAGGCTTATAGATTCCCTGAATATGACACTCCAATCAAGATAGGAGAGAAGGTTGCTGTAGTTGGAGCAGGGAATGTGGCCATGGATTCAGCAAGAGTTGCGAGACGTCTTGGGGCAAAAAAGGTTTGCATAATTTATCGCCGTTCGCGTTCTGAAATGCCTGCAAGAGCTGAGGAAATTCATCATGCAGAGGAAGAAGGAATAGAACTTGATCTGCTTACATTGCCTATTGAGATAATAGGGGACGGGAAAGGTTGGGTTAAGCAGGTAAAGTGCCTCAAAATGAAACTTGGAGAACCTGATGATACAGGAAGAAGAAGACCTCTTCCCATAGATGGATCAGAGTATTTAGTAGATATAGATACAGTAGTTATTGCAATTGGGCAGGGGCCAAATCCTCTGCTTTTATCTATGACTCCCGGGTTGAAATTAACTAGAAAGGGGAATATAGTTGCTGATAATATTACAGGAGAAACCTCTCTTGAGGGAGTATATGCTGGAGGAGACATTGTAACAGGTGCAGCCACAGTAATTGAGGCTATGGGAGCAGGCAAGAGAGTTGCTAGAGCTATAGATGAGAAATATAGATAA
- a CDS encoding amino acid racemase, which translates to MGPAATSDVFRRILQLTPVEEDQEHIHIIIDNNPKIPDRSQAIFGKGESPVSALIESGKMLERAKADFIIIPCNTAHFFYDELKGHLKIPIIHMIKEVAKKIHKEFPAVRKAGLLSTVGTIKAGLYQKELKVFGIEVIKPDERVQDMVTEAIFGREGIKCGCLEGKSKKLIYNAIDNLINNGAELIIGGCTEIPLVVDFKTVVLPFINSNQVLAEVAVSIAKGD; encoded by the coding sequence ATGGGCCCTGCAGCAACATCTGACGTTTTTCGCCGAATATTACAACTCACTCCCGTTGAAGAGGATCAGGAACATATTCATATAATTATTGATAATAATCCCAAGATTCCAGACAGATCTCAGGCAATATTCGGAAAGGGCGAGAGCCCTGTTTCTGCGTTAATAGAGTCTGGGAAAATGCTTGAGCGGGCAAAAGCAGATTTTATTATAATTCCTTGCAACACAGCGCATTTCTTCTATGATGAACTTAAGGGTCATCTTAAAATTCCGATAATTCATATGATAAAAGAAGTGGCAAAAAAGATTCACAAAGAATTCCCAGCTGTTAGGAAAGCAGGGTTACTATCTACTGTAGGTACAATAAAAGCAGGGTTGTATCAGAAAGAGTTAAAGGTTTTTGGTATAGAGGTAATCAAACCTGATGAGAGAGTACAGGACATGGTTACTGAAGCAATATTCGGCAGAGAAGGAATAAAATGCGGATGTTTGGAAGGAAAGAGCAAGAAGCTAATTTATAATGCAATTGATAATCTTATAAACAATGGTGCAGAACTTATAATAGGTGGATGTACTGAGATCCCGCTTGTGGTAGATTTTAAAACAGTCGTTCTGCCATTTATTAATTCCAATCAGGTATTAGCAGAAGTAGCTGTAAGCATAGCTAAAGGTGATTGA